One Roseimicrobium gellanilyticum DNA window includes the following coding sequences:
- the rsmH gene encoding 16S rRNA (cytosine(1402)-N(4))-methyltransferase RsmH — protein sequence MNEESEPQSPVPTPTPHKRRVRYKGKNPRRFEDKYKEHDPSKYPDTVAKVRVGGKTPAGQHVPIMVSEILEVLAPQPGERAVDCTLGHGGHATHLLKAVQPDGCLLALDQDPIEIVRTESRMRALGLPADSLVVKRTNFAGLRKVLTEVGWTDGADVILADLGVSSMQIDNPARGFSFKEEGPLDMRMNPQKGQPASALLQKLDAESLATILTDNADEPRATLLSRALAQRTFATTTAFARAIRSALPQSMDDEEKQDTTRRVFQALRIAVNEEFSVLDTWLRSLPDALRPGGRVVVLTFHSGEDRRVKRAFQEGLRTGTYTAISEEVVRPSPAEIRDNSRAAPAKLRWAMKGGTDS from the coding sequence GTGAACGAAGAATCTGAGCCACAGTCCCCCGTTCCCACCCCGACGCCGCACAAGCGCCGCGTCCGGTACAAGGGGAAGAACCCGCGCCGCTTCGAGGACAAGTACAAGGAGCACGACCCGTCCAAGTATCCGGATACGGTCGCCAAGGTGCGTGTCGGCGGCAAGACCCCTGCGGGACAGCATGTGCCCATCATGGTATCCGAGATCCTGGAGGTGCTCGCTCCACAACCCGGGGAGCGAGCCGTGGACTGCACGCTGGGCCATGGCGGACATGCGACCCATCTGCTGAAGGCGGTACAGCCAGACGGATGCCTGCTGGCTCTGGATCAGGATCCCATCGAGATCGTCAGGACAGAGTCGCGGATGCGGGCACTTGGACTCCCCGCAGATTCACTGGTGGTGAAGCGAACCAACTTTGCCGGCCTCCGCAAGGTACTGACGGAAGTCGGATGGACGGATGGTGCAGATGTCATCCTGGCGGACCTCGGAGTTTCTTCCATGCAGATCGACAACCCGGCACGCGGGTTCAGCTTCAAAGAGGAAGGTCCGCTGGATATGCGGATGAATCCGCAAAAGGGACAGCCTGCGAGTGCCCTGCTGCAAAAGCTCGATGCGGAGTCGCTGGCCACCATTCTCACCGACAACGCCGACGAACCACGCGCCACCTTGCTGTCCCGGGCCCTCGCGCAGCGCACCTTCGCGACGACCACGGCCTTCGCCCGCGCCATTCGCAGCGCCTTGCCTCAGAGCATGGATGACGAAGAGAAGCAGGACACCACGCGGCGTGTCTTCCAGGCACTGCGGATCGCGGTGAATGAAGAATTCTCCGTGCTGGACACATGGTTGCGCAGCCTGCCGGATGCACTTCGTCCCGGCGGACGCGTGGTCGTGCTCACCTTCCACAGCGGTGAAGACCGGCGGGTGAAACGCGCCTTCCAAGAAGGCCTACGGACGGGAACTTACACCGCCATCAGCGAAGAAGTCGTGCGTCCCTCGCCCGCAGAAATACGAGATAACTCGAGAGCGGCCCCGGCGAAATTGCGCTGGGCAATGAAGGGTGGCACGGATTCCTGA
- a CDS encoding M48 family metalloprotease, with amino-acid sequence MFKYFSLPTEKNQFTGRQQRLNLDAKEEIVLGLNSAPQMARQFGGLSPDERAREYVARVGAKLVNDTDADQTPYGNNFKFHLLADRKVVNAFALPGGQIFITEALFRLLKTEDELAGVLGHEIGHVVGRHSSEQMAKSDLINGLTTAVVVGASGESGGMEAARVAQMVGQMVNMKYGRGDELESDKLAVLFLLQAGYDPEAMIRVMEVLRDASGGGSQPEFMSTHPAPANRMEVIKAEIAKLRKEGKDKRGGTGQAPLVEIKE; translated from the coding sequence TTGTTCAAGTACTTCAGTCTGCCCACGGAGAAGAACCAGTTCACTGGGCGCCAGCAACGGTTGAACTTGGATGCCAAGGAAGAAATCGTCCTGGGCCTCAACTCCGCACCCCAGATGGCACGCCAGTTTGGCGGGCTTTCCCCCGATGAGCGGGCCCGGGAATACGTGGCGCGCGTGGGCGCAAAACTGGTAAACGACACCGACGCCGACCAGACCCCTTACGGAAACAACTTCAAATTCCACCTGCTCGCGGATCGGAAGGTCGTGAATGCCTTCGCCCTGCCCGGAGGCCAGATTTTTATCACTGAGGCATTGTTTCGACTGCTGAAAACCGAAGACGAACTCGCCGGCGTGCTGGGACACGAAATCGGCCACGTGGTGGGCCGTCACTCCTCCGAGCAGATGGCCAAGAGCGATCTCATCAATGGCCTGACCACCGCCGTGGTGGTGGGAGCCTCTGGGGAAAGCGGTGGCATGGAGGCAGCGCGCGTGGCCCAGATGGTCGGGCAGATGGTGAACATGAAGTACGGCCGTGGTGACGAGCTGGAATCAGACAAGCTGGCGGTGCTCTTCCTCCTGCAGGCGGGCTACGACCCCGAGGCGATGATCCGTGTCATGGAAGTCCTGCGGGACGCGTCCGGTGGCGGAAGCCAGCCAGAGTTCATGAGCACACACCCGGCGCCCGCCAACCGCATGGAAGTCATCAAGGCGGAAATCGCCAAACTCCGCAAAGAGGGCAAGGACAAGCGTGGAGGCACCGGTCAGGCACCGCTGGTGGAGATTAAGGAGTAG
- a CDS encoding transglutaminase-like domain-containing protein, whose amino-acid sequence MALVIIILCGAVGYGGWVMYKEKTKPVVATTPVVEEPAPKPAVPEPKKEPEPPKPIAEAPKPEPKPEPKPEPAPMPKMAETPPPSPAPTVDEAKLAAIFAGTLNLDEREGAKPESIAQAKAAFEAAMVHGKWAEWSGLLRRSMLAALKKIGPSSVTPQGLATLSKSPAFVLALEQSAFLASLPAGTTLAPKKAPAAQAESTESPGQEDELRPFHEWVLSTPAALEAWLLTVRPADDAGKALAQWSSLAQTDPAAKEKYMNLALACSLVFEEPKKVEWNGSQTITLSADKRYAYYSKNAEKGALAVNPAKLTARDLVWTVAAPVPESELEWALKKMNLRQKTWGNAYGNIVYDMERAVKDTNKYDEYTFAEIEKKGGICGDQAYYTAYTARAAGIPAAIVSGDGSRGPHAWATWLSEDNQWSFAGRFGGYPLGDVSNPQTGRRESEQEFIRRSDRNASDEGLLRGLRAVWLAQAMEAEGSIDMAAAIYEGATVLGNNVPAMWKAKLAFWSAHRGEAPLDQWRAFLDLLKRQMKDDVDLLAEARAAEEKFVFPRQDSKLAMKELKKDVRKLDRSNSEVDQADQIAKVLKQQAAVLEKSGLESVRSLYDKSYREHGRNPAVFKLLAADCWGFVKGDPEVAKKACRDMESSFRRYIDSGGDYFDITSQMSVLSLISNCYREIGEEKKAESLAKDVEKANAKASRNAL is encoded by the coding sequence ATGGCGCTGGTCATCATCATCCTCTGCGGAGCCGTGGGTTACGGCGGCTGGGTGATGTACAAGGAGAAAACCAAGCCGGTGGTCGCCACCACCCCAGTGGTGGAGGAGCCGGCTCCCAAGCCCGCTGTGCCAGAGCCAAAGAAAGAGCCAGAACCGCCGAAACCCATCGCAGAAGCACCCAAGCCCGAGCCGAAGCCGGAGCCCAAGCCGGAACCTGCTCCTATGCCAAAGATGGCAGAGACGCCGCCGCCATCGCCTGCTCCCACCGTGGACGAAGCGAAGTTGGCCGCGATTTTTGCCGGCACGCTCAATCTCGACGAACGCGAAGGCGCAAAGCCAGAGTCCATTGCCCAGGCGAAGGCCGCGTTCGAGGCGGCGATGGTGCATGGCAAATGGGCGGAATGGTCCGGACTGCTGAGGCGCTCGATGCTGGCGGCGTTGAAGAAGATAGGTCCTTCGTCGGTTACTCCGCAGGGGCTTGCCACTTTGTCGAAGAGTCCGGCTTTTGTGCTGGCACTGGAGCAGTCCGCTTTTCTGGCTTCGCTGCCAGCGGGGACCACGCTCGCGCCAAAGAAAGCGCCAGCCGCGCAGGCTGAGTCCACCGAATCACCCGGGCAGGAAGATGAACTGCGGCCGTTTCATGAGTGGGTGCTTTCCACCCCGGCGGCCTTGGAGGCGTGGCTGCTGACGGTGCGTCCCGCAGACGACGCGGGCAAGGCACTCGCACAGTGGTCCTCGCTGGCTCAAACCGACCCCGCGGCAAAAGAGAAGTACATGAACCTTGCGCTCGCTTGTTCACTGGTTTTTGAGGAACCCAAGAAGGTGGAGTGGAACGGCTCACAAACGATCACCCTGAGTGCGGACAAGCGCTACGCCTACTATTCCAAGAATGCCGAGAAGGGCGCACTCGCTGTGAATCCCGCCAAGCTGACGGCCCGTGATCTGGTATGGACCGTGGCGGCGCCGGTGCCCGAGAGTGAGTTGGAGTGGGCACTGAAGAAGATGAACTTGCGCCAGAAGACCTGGGGCAACGCCTACGGTAACATCGTGTACGACATGGAACGTGCCGTGAAGGACACCAACAAATACGATGAGTACACCTTCGCCGAAATTGAGAAGAAGGGGGGCATCTGTGGTGACCAGGCGTACTACACCGCCTATACGGCCCGCGCCGCTGGCATCCCGGCCGCGATCGTTTCTGGTGATGGCTCACGTGGGCCGCACGCCTGGGCCACCTGGTTGAGCGAAGACAATCAGTGGAGTTTTGCAGGACGGTTTGGTGGCTATCCGCTCGGGGATGTGAGCAATCCCCAAACGGGAAGGAGAGAATCAGAGCAGGAGTTCATCCGGCGCTCGGATCGCAATGCTTCAGATGAAGGCCTGCTCAGGGGCTTGAGGGCTGTCTGGCTTGCCCAGGCGATGGAGGCGGAGGGATCTATCGACATGGCTGCGGCCATTTATGAAGGAGCCACCGTGCTTGGTAATAACGTGCCGGCCATGTGGAAGGCGAAACTTGCCTTCTGGTCCGCTCATCGCGGTGAAGCACCCCTCGACCAGTGGCGTGCCTTTCTCGACCTGCTGAAGCGGCAGATGAAGGACGACGTCGATCTCCTGGCCGAAGCGCGCGCTGCCGAGGAGAAGTTTGTCTTCCCGCGTCAGGACTCGAAGCTTGCGATGAAGGAACTCAAGAAGGATGTGCGCAAGCTCGACCGCTCGAACTCTGAGGTCGATCAGGCAGATCAGATCGCCAAGGTGCTCAAGCAACAGGCAGCTGTGCTGGAGAAGTCGGGGCTTGAATCCGTTCGCAGCCTGTATGACAAAAGCTACCGCGAGCACGGACGCAATCCCGCTGTGTTCAAGCTGCTCGCGGCGGACTGCTGGGGCTTTGTGAAGGGCGATCCGGAGGTCGCCAAGAAGGCATGCCGCGACATGGAATCCTCCTTCCGTCGCTACATTGACTCCGGCGGCGATTACTTCGATATCACGAGCCAGATGTCCGTGCTTTCACTCATCTCGAACTGCTATCGGGAAATTGGTGAGGAAAAGAAGGCCGAGTCGCTGGCCAAGGATGTGGAGAAGGCGAACGCCAAGGCAAGTAGGAACGCACTGTAG
- a CDS encoding MBL fold metallo-hydrolase: MKLKFYGTRGSVPVCDAGFQRFGGNTTCFQITFRDINRIAIVDAGTGIRNLGRDLKAIGHTQEQIVLAFTHFHWDHIQGFPFFGPAYNPKQKLTMLTLGEDQNVSNLRQVFETQMQSIYFPVQLDHMGADFEFVKLEKATEHFKTANNSTTKLTAQKLNHPGGSYGFRIERDGKVLVICTDLEHGDKIDPNVVALAQGADLLVHDAQYTAEELTRRRGWGHSSYDQALQVAEMAGAKRLAMTHHDPDHDDEFLTRMEKLCQGRFKECLLAKEGMELEL; encoded by the coding sequence ATGAAGCTGAAATTTTACGGAACGCGGGGTTCGGTCCCGGTATGTGATGCGGGCTTTCAAAGATTTGGCGGCAATACCACCTGCTTCCAAATCACCTTCCGCGACATCAACAGGATCGCGATTGTAGACGCGGGCACAGGCATCAGGAATTTGGGTCGCGACCTGAAGGCGATCGGTCACACGCAAGAGCAAATCGTCCTCGCCTTCACGCATTTCCACTGGGATCACATCCAGGGATTTCCATTTTTCGGCCCGGCTTACAATCCGAAACAGAAGCTCACCATGCTGACTCTCGGTGAGGACCAGAATGTCAGCAACCTGCGCCAAGTGTTTGAGACACAAATGCAGTCCATCTATTTTCCCGTGCAACTGGACCACATGGGAGCGGACTTTGAGTTCGTGAAACTGGAGAAGGCTACGGAGCACTTCAAGACCGCAAACAATTCAACCACCAAACTAACGGCTCAAAAGCTGAATCACCCCGGGGGCTCCTACGGGTTTCGCATCGAACGGGACGGCAAGGTCCTGGTGATCTGCACCGATCTGGAACATGGGGACAAAATCGACCCCAATGTGGTCGCGCTGGCGCAGGGCGCCGATCTGCTGGTGCACGACGCACAATACACTGCGGAAGAGCTGACAAGACGGCGCGGGTGGGGTCACAGCTCCTACGATCAGGCGCTGCAGGTGGCCGAAATGGCCGGGGCAAAGCGGCTGGCGATGACGCATCACGATCCTGATCATGACGATGAGTTCCTGACCCGCATGGAGAAGCTCTGTCAGGGGCGATTCAAAGAGTGCCTCCTTGCGAAGGAAGGCATGGAGCTGGAATTGTAA
- a CDS encoding Uma2 family endonuclease: protein MMLDLDIMQAATLADVAMCVNHYRMSTLGLFVCVHAQVRLGDAVFVPGLVAQVNQGKFKQCDPGDYDYFSGPPNFVFDVCHEEQRPEIERRRRAFEASGVIEYVLWNATENQPVWLRLVEGKLIEVPMNDGDIIESAALPGMRFPVTAFKARDWWSIMAATSYGITRQQHHDFMATIWKK, encoded by the coding sequence ATGATGCTCGATCTGGATATCATGCAGGCGGCCACATTGGCAGATGTCGCCATGTGTGTGAATCACTACCGCATGTCCACGCTCGGCCTGTTTGTGTGCGTCCATGCTCAGGTGCGGCTGGGAGATGCCGTGTTCGTGCCCGGTCTGGTGGCCCAGGTCAACCAAGGGAAATTCAAGCAATGTGATCCGGGTGACTACGACTACTTCAGCGGCCCGCCGAACTTCGTCTTCGATGTCTGTCACGAGGAACAGCGTCCGGAAATCGAGCGCCGCCGCCGGGCATTCGAGGCATCCGGAGTCATTGAATATGTCTTGTGGAACGCCACAGAAAATCAACCGGTATGGCTACGCCTCGTAGAAGGCAAGCTCATTGAAGTGCCGATGAACGATGGAGACATCATCGAGAGCGCGGCACTTCCCGGCATGCGGTTCCCGGTGACTGCCTTCAAGGCTCGCGATTGGTGGAGCATCATGGCTGCCACTTCCTACGGTATCACTCGCCAGCAGCACCACGATTTCATGGCCACGATCTGGAAGAAGTAG
- a CDS encoding nucleotide pyrophosphohydrolase: MTIEELTARICAFRDARDWMQYHNPKDLAMAIAAESGELMQPFVWKTPEQVEAVAQEKHDYLRDEVADVAMLLFEFAHNLGISVEDAILAKLARNEQRYPVEKAHGSNAKYTEL, from the coding sequence ATGACGATTGAGGAACTCACGGCCCGCATCTGCGCCTTTCGCGATGCGCGGGACTGGATGCAGTATCACAACCCGAAGGATCTGGCGATGGCCATCGCGGCGGAGTCGGGGGAACTGATGCAGCCTTTCGTGTGGAAGACACCAGAGCAAGTCGAGGCGGTCGCCCAGGAAAAGCACGACTACCTGCGTGACGAAGTCGCGGACGTGGCGATGCTGCTTTTTGAATTCGCGCACAATCTGGGCATCTCGGTGGAGGACGCGATCCTGGCCAAGCTCGCAAGAAACGAGCAGCGCTACCCGGTCGAAAAGGCCCATGGCTCCAACGCGAAATATACTGAACTGTGA
- the asnS gene encoding asparagine--tRNA ligase yields MPTPNIRTLLASTSPQQDITVQGWVRTRRDSKACTFISLNDGSCLRELQVVADHTLPCADLYPKILTGASVRVTGDLVASPGAKQSYEVLAKNVELLGEADGTYPLQKKGHTPEFLRSISHLRPRTNLLSSVFRVRSRMAFAIHQFFQEQDFFYVHTPIITASDCEGAGEMFRVTTLPQGSNAKPDQDFFGKPAYLTVSGQLQGETFACALSRIYTFGPTFRAENSNTARHAAEFWMIEPEMAFFDLDADMTLAEQNVKYLIQKLFETCSEELEFFNKFIDKDLITRLQHTLEKPFQRISYTDAVEVLLKSGKQFEYPVAWGENLQSEHERFLAEEHFKSPVTVFNYPKTLKPFYMRQNDDGKTVAAMDVLVPGIGEIIGGSQREERLDLLEAAMAHHGLDPEGYRWYADLRRYGSVPHAGYGMGFERFLMFATGVSNIRDVIPFARTPGHADF; encoded by the coding sequence ATGCCCACGCCGAACATCCGCACCCTGCTCGCCTCGACTTCGCCGCAACAAGACATCACCGTGCAGGGGTGGGTGCGCACCCGCCGGGATTCCAAGGCATGCACCTTCATCTCCCTGAATGACGGTTCCTGCCTGCGGGAGTTGCAAGTGGTGGCGGACCACACGCTTCCATGCGCGGACCTGTACCCCAAGATCCTGACGGGAGCGAGCGTGCGTGTGACCGGTGATCTCGTAGCCTCCCCCGGGGCCAAGCAGTCCTACGAAGTACTGGCAAAGAATGTGGAACTGCTCGGCGAGGCCGACGGCACCTACCCACTGCAGAAGAAAGGGCACACGCCGGAGTTTCTACGGAGCATTTCACACCTCCGCCCGCGCACGAATCTGCTGAGCTCAGTGTTCCGTGTGCGCAGCCGCATGGCCTTCGCGATTCACCAGTTCTTCCAGGAGCAGGATTTCTTCTACGTGCACACGCCCATCATTACCGCGAGCGACTGCGAAGGCGCCGGAGAGATGTTCCGCGTGACCACGCTGCCGCAGGGCAGCAATGCGAAGCCGGATCAGGACTTCTTTGGCAAACCCGCCTACCTCACCGTGAGCGGCCAGCTCCAGGGGGAAACCTTCGCGTGCGCCCTGAGCCGCATCTACACTTTCGGCCCCACGTTCCGCGCGGAGAATTCCAACACGGCCCGCCATGCCGCCGAGTTTTGGATGATCGAGCCGGAGATGGCCTTTTTTGATCTCGATGCCGACATGACGCTGGCCGAGCAGAATGTGAAGTATCTGATCCAGAAACTCTTCGAGACCTGCAGCGAGGAGTTGGAGTTCTTCAACAAATTCATCGACAAGGATCTCATCACCCGCCTGCAGCACACGTTGGAGAAGCCCTTCCAGCGCATCAGCTACACGGACGCGGTGGAGGTGCTGCTGAAGAGCGGGAAGCAATTCGAATATCCCGTGGCCTGGGGTGAGAACCTGCAGAGCGAACATGAACGCTTCCTCGCAGAAGAACACTTCAAGAGCCCGGTTACGGTCTTCAATTATCCCAAAACCCTGAAGCCCTTCTACATGCGCCAGAATGATGACGGCAAAACCGTCGCCGCCATGGATGTGCTGGTGCCGGGCATTGGCGAGATCATCGGCGGCAGTCAACGAGAAGAGCGGCTCGACCTGCTGGAGGCTGCGATGGCGCATCACGGGCTCGATCCGGAAGGGTATCGTTGGTATGCGGATCTCCGCCGCTACGGCTCCGTGCCACATGCCGGCTATGGCATGGGCTTTGAGCGCTTCCTCATGTTCGCCACGGGCGTAAGCAACATCCGTGACGTCATTCCCTTCGCACGCACTCCAGGTCATGCCGATTTCTAA
- a CDS encoding lysophospholipid acyltransferase family protein gives MKNLLRRFSAHGDFWLRYLHWGTRHCPWFLEPMYVFAFTVMFWVFLGRQRRAVTANLAVLLPGSSPVMNLFRAGRVFWNFAWSLVDQAHARHGSKNIHWEIMGDEHLAILERETKGSVLLTAHMGNYDVAAPLFAERIQRPIHMVRAPEREQKSQEFQAAQREKERKAGFVVHYNEPGNMLGMDLARAIQEGGVVAIQGDRILFDVSPLELTYREGITWQIPRGPFLLALVTKALIHPVFIVRMGYRRYRVVAAAPIEVPLPANRDKEAAQRLAAEQWNAVLREVMERHWRQWFVFEPVFQKTVKSDDQQSQRAEAREAAPKEQQTPDRIIPAESGHGAMAALTLSALVGCWSGMVMLRWLLERSLGCTGCMITSVLIWPVLWFLAMVALAQVSLWVALAIMKLTRLPMRHYDVLACGITLTGLSAVAWEEYSGGCPVGWWLGVLWFVGLGVALIGTLFRPAR, from the coding sequence TTGAAGAACCTCCTCCGCCGCTTTTCCGCCCATGGCGACTTCTGGCTGCGCTACCTCCACTGGGGTACGCGTCACTGCCCGTGGTTTCTGGAGCCGATGTATGTGTTTGCCTTCACGGTGATGTTTTGGGTGTTTCTGGGTAGGCAGCGCCGGGCGGTGACGGCCAACCTTGCCGTGCTGCTGCCGGGCAGTTCGCCGGTGATGAATCTGTTCCGCGCGGGCCGGGTCTTTTGGAATTTCGCATGGTCCTTGGTGGATCAGGCGCACGCGAGGCACGGGAGCAAAAACATCCACTGGGAAATCATGGGCGATGAGCATCTGGCGATCCTGGAAAGGGAAACGAAGGGCTCCGTGCTGCTGACTGCCCACATGGGGAACTATGATGTGGCAGCGCCACTTTTCGCGGAGCGCATCCAGCGGCCCATCCACATGGTGCGCGCTCCGGAGAGAGAACAGAAGAGTCAGGAATTCCAGGCCGCGCAGCGTGAGAAGGAACGGAAGGCCGGATTCGTGGTGCACTACAACGAGCCCGGAAACATGCTGGGCATGGACCTCGCCCGTGCCATTCAGGAGGGTGGGGTGGTGGCCATTCAGGGAGACCGCATTCTCTTCGATGTCTCTCCCCTGGAGCTCACCTATCGGGAGGGCATCACCTGGCAGATTCCGCGAGGTCCGTTTCTCTTGGCACTCGTCACGAAGGCGCTGATCCATCCCGTGTTCATCGTGCGCATGGGGTACCGCCGCTACCGGGTCGTGGCCGCGGCGCCCATCGAGGTGCCGCTACCGGCGAATCGCGACAAGGAAGCGGCACAGAGGTTGGCGGCGGAGCAATGGAATGCCGTACTGCGTGAGGTAATGGAGCGCCACTGGCGGCAATGGTTTGTCTTCGAGCCCGTGTTTCAGAAGACGGTCAAGTCTGACGACCAGCAATCTCAACGTGCTGAAGCGCGAGAAGCAGCGCCCAAGGAACAACAGACGCCCGACCGCATCATCCCCGCCGAGTCTGGGCATGGCGCCATGGCTGCGCTCACGCTTTCTGCGCTTGTGGGATGCTGGTCGGGGATGGTGATGCTGCGTTGGTTGTTGGAGCGCAGCCTTGGCTGCACCGGATGCATGATCACCTCGGTGCTGATTTGGCCAGTCCTCTGGTTCCTCGCCATGGTGGCCCTGGCCCAGGTGTCGCTGTGGGTGGCACTCGCGATCATGAAGCTCACCCGCCTGCCCATGCGACACTACGATGTGCTCGCGTGCGGCATCACCCTGACGGGGCTTAGCGCGGTCGCGTGGGAGGAATACAGCGGTGGTTGTCCCGTCGGGTGGTGGCTGGGCGTGCTGTGGTTTGTGGGGCTTGGAGTGGCGCTCATTGGCACGCTCTTCCGTCCTGCAAGGTAG
- a CDS encoding protein-disulfide reductase DsbD domain-containing protein translates to MPISKMSSNKGHGTREKGRGSLVQLLLAIFAGLVLQQNAHALEPNSPLQIALVSEVKAVQPGKAFYAGLHLKHKEGYHTYWKFPGIVGVPISLDWSLPDGWKAGGLEWPEPEQVHMFQIRAQGYHGDLVIPVRITPPADLKPGTKVTLAGKAAWMCCGRDCNPDFADLTLELPVTETAELDAKWEPAFVKAREAAPQALDEKAWAITATRKDKNLVTLHVTAKSDAAKQQLASVKEVLFFTDDGYIHVDKDQILRRDGDGKLSLELTVSEYYDGKSPPAQLLGLLQTPQGWGKGFTSKTVIIKAPIE, encoded by the coding sequence ATGCCGATTTCTAAGATGAGCAGCAACAAGGGACATGGGACAAGGGAGAAGGGACGAGGGAGCCTCGTTCAGCTTCTCTTGGCCATCTTTGCCGGGCTCGTACTTCAGCAGAATGCGCACGCTTTGGAGCCGAATAGCCCGCTGCAGATCGCGCTGGTCAGCGAGGTGAAGGCAGTGCAACCGGGGAAGGCGTTCTACGCGGGGTTGCATCTGAAGCACAAGGAGGGCTATCACACGTACTGGAAGTTCCCCGGCATTGTGGGCGTGCCCATCAGCCTGGATTGGAGCCTGCCTGACGGATGGAAAGCCGGCGGGTTGGAGTGGCCGGAACCGGAGCAGGTGCACATGTTCCAGATTCGAGCGCAGGGGTATCACGGTGATCTCGTGATTCCCGTGCGTATCACACCTCCGGCCGACTTGAAGCCGGGCACCAAGGTCACGCTCGCTGGCAAAGCAGCCTGGATGTGTTGCGGACGTGATTGCAATCCAGACTTCGCAGACCTCACGCTTGAACTGCCCGTGACCGAAACTGCGGAGCTTGACGCGAAGTGGGAACCCGCGTTCGTGAAAGCACGTGAAGCGGCGCCACAAGCGCTGGATGAAAAAGCATGGGCCATCACCGCGACACGAAAGGACAAGAACCTGGTGACCCTGCACGTCACTGCGAAGAGCGATGCCGCCAAGCAGCAACTCGCGTCCGTGAAAGAGGTGCTCTTCTTCACGGACGATGGCTACATCCACGTAGACAAGGACCAGATCCTGCGCCGGGACGGTGATGGAAAGCTCAGTCTGGAACTGACCGTCTCCGAATACTACGACGGCAAAAGCCCGCCCGCGCAACTTCTCGGTTTGCTGCAAACACCCCAAGGCTGGGGCAAGGGATTCACCAGCAAGACGGTGATCATCAAAGCGCCCATCGAGTAG
- a CDS encoding pyridoxal-phosphate-dependent aminotransferase family protein — MRDHVKLFIPGPVEVSPDTYAAMSAPMVGHRGKGFQDLYAEIQPKLQTLFGTKQLVYISTSSAWGVMEGSIRNLVKKKVLNCCCGAFSDKWYDVSLRCGKQAEELKVEWGQPITAELIDAKLATGEFDALTLVHSETSTGVLNPVEEIAKLKAKYPDVMFIVDTVSSFTTVPMNFDALGIDVLLTGSQKAFAMPPGMGLFTASEAAYERSASIKDRGYYFDFHEFKANGEKNMTPSTPCISLIYGLRHQLNKFFAEGLENRYARHARLNALVHDWVKRNGFEFFAAEGYRSKGLTCVKNNKEIDVAKFSDLLKKRHKLLIDGGYGKIKGKTFRLSNMGDETDETMGELIAALDDCLAAL; from the coding sequence ATGCGCGACCACGTCAAACTGTTCATCCCCGGCCCCGTCGAAGTCTCGCCCGATACCTACGCGGCGATGTCTGCTCCCATGGTGGGGCATCGTGGCAAGGGGTTCCAGGACCTCTACGCTGAAATCCAGCCCAAGCTGCAGACCCTTTTTGGCACGAAGCAGCTCGTGTACATCAGCACCTCCTCCGCATGGGGCGTGATGGAAGGCTCCATCCGGAATCTCGTGAAAAAGAAGGTGCTCAACTGCTGCTGCGGTGCCTTCTCGGACAAGTGGTACGACGTCTCCCTCCGCTGCGGCAAGCAGGCGGAAGAGCTCAAGGTGGAGTGGGGACAGCCCATCACCGCCGAGCTCATCGACGCCAAGCTCGCCACGGGTGAATTCGACGCGTTGACCCTTGTGCACAGCGAAACTTCCACCGGCGTGCTGAACCCGGTCGAAGAAATCGCCAAGCTCAAGGCGAAGTACCCGGACGTGATGTTCATCGTGGACACCGTGTCCAGCTTCACCACCGTGCCGATGAACTTCGACGCGCTGGGTATCGATGTCCTCCTGACCGGCAGCCAGAAGGCCTTCGCCATGCCCCCCGGCATGGGCCTCTTCACCGCCAGCGAGGCCGCCTACGAGCGCTCCGCCTCCATCAAGGACCGCGGCTACTACTTCGATTTCCACGAGTTCAAGGCAAACGGGGAGAAGAACATGACCCCCAGCACGCCGTGCATCTCCCTGATCTACGGCCTGCGCCACCAGCTCAATAAGTTCTTCGCCGAAGGCCTGGAAAACCGCTACGCCCGCCACGCGCGTCTCAATGCCCTGGTGCATGATTGGGTGAAGCGAAATGGCTTCGAATTCTTCGCCGCCGAAGGGTACCGCTCCAAGGGCCTCACCTGCGTGAAGAACAACAAGGAGATCGACGTCGCCAAGTTCTCCGACCTCCTCAAGAAGCGCCACAAGCTCCTGATCGACGGCGGCTACGGCAAGATCAAAGGCAAGACCTTCCGTCTCTCCAACATGGGCGACGAAACGGACGAGACCATGGGCGAACTCATCGCGGCTCTCGACGACTGCCTTGCGGCGCTCTAA